Proteins co-encoded in one Prunus persica cultivar Lovell chromosome G6, Prunus_persica_NCBIv2, whole genome shotgun sequence genomic window:
- the LOC109949524 gene encoding uncharacterized protein LOC109949524: protein MMISPISMAGWTSNNPKLNPKAVDGNEMLKGLNLTPVSHKSSGLDLIQNCDLPPPMKVFTGSDNKTVLSSMNRACSMSMTQEDDNRDEFDMCGNRGDGGENEKLELLKALRLSQTRAREAEKKAEKLGKEKDCLSDALLAEARELFAYRQWVRLLELKVSKLESQWAEQEEEGSFLGGRSKGLEEQSVKEGDEGENGDGISWIVALALCFGIAGVGFAFGCRYLC, encoded by the coding sequence ATGATGATCAGTCCCATATCCATGGCTGGGTGGACATCAAATAACCCAAAGTTGAATCCCAAAGCAGTGGATGGGAATGAAATGTTGAAGGGTCTAAATTTAACTCCTGTTTCTCACAAGTCTTCTGGTTTGGACCTCATACAGAACTGCGATCTTCCTCCTCCGATGAAAGTCTTTACGGGTTCCGATAACAAGACTGTTTTGTCATCCATGAACAGGGCTTGCAGCATGAGTATGACCCAAGAAGATGATAACAGGGATGAATTTGACATGTGTGGAAACAGAGGTGACGGCGGCGAGAATGAGAAGTTGGAGCTTTTGAAGGCGTTGAGGCTGTCGCAGACAAGAGCAAGAGAGGCAGAGAAGAAGGCTGAGAAATTGGGAAAGGAGAAAGACTGCCTTTCTGATGCTCTGCTTGCGGAGGCCAGGGAGTTGTTTGCGTATAGGCAATGGGTGAGGTTGCTTGAGCTTAAAGTTTCCAAGTTGGAGTCACAATGGGCAGAGCAAGAGGAAGAGGGATCTTTTTTGGGTGGCAGATCAAAGGGTTTGGAGGAGCAGTCGGTGAAGGAAGGAGATGAGGGTGAGAATGGGGATGGCATTTCTTGGATTGTAGCTTTGGCTCTTTGTTTTGGCATTGCCGGGGTAGGCTTTGCATTTGGCTGCAGATATTTATgttga